In Primulina huaijiensis isolate GDHJ02 unplaced genomic scaffold, ASM1229523v2 scaffold40277, whole genome shotgun sequence, one genomic interval encodes:
- the LOC140969209 gene encoding OVARIAN TUMOR DOMAIN-containing deubiquitinating enzyme 12-like, with protein MILYQRNRYSQCSFSWLVLITNILLFKMITYEQDPDVVRWGLRLFDGDPYSNWGYCGSLMQHEADYYSGYYSKGYHDDADCSNTGNQELTVNCLHEELSQLSVTEPIKTFQEGVQHPQTAYSSQDWFPQTLGSYNFEIEASSCSPGEDTYCGEEWLYSLELMDGYSLDGEVGKRLNQMVPIPHIPRINGEIPSMDEATLDHQRLLDRLQVYELVEFKVQGDGNCQFRALSDQFYRTPEHHKFVRQQVVNQLRSCPEIYEGYVSMAYEPYLKKMSKSGEWGDHVTLQAAADSYGVKIFVITSFKDTCYIEILPSIQKSERVIFLSFWAEVHYNSIYAEGDCPTFRTKMKKKWQTYQHEHLELSDDYSN; from the exons ATGATTTTGTATCAGAGGAATAGATATAGTCAATGCTCATTTTCATG GCTCGTTCTCatcacaaatattttattattcaaaatgaTTACCTATGAACAAGATCCTGATGTTGTCCGTTGGGGTCTTCGACTGTTCGATGGTGATCCATATTCTAATTGGGGATATTGTGGTTCCCTCATGCAACATGAAGCAGACTATTATTCAGGGTATTACTCAAAAGGATATCATGACGATGCTGACTGCAGTAATACAGGAAATCAGGAGCTTACTGTGAACTGTCTTCATGAAGAATTATCGCAACTTTCAGTAACTGAACCAATCAAGACTTTCCAGGAAGGGGTACAACATCCACAAACTGCGTACAGTTCTCAGGATTGGTTTCCTCAAACGCTGGGAAGCTACAACTTCGAAATTGAAG CTTCAAGTTGTAGCCCAGGAGAAGATACATATTGCGGGGAGGAGTGGTTATACTCATTAGAACTAATGGATGGGTACTCTTTGGATGGTGAAGTGGGAAAAAGACTGAACCAGATGGTTCCTATACCT CATATTCCTAGAATTAATGGTGAAATACCATCCATGGATGAAGCAACTTTAGATCATCAGAGGCTTCTGGACAG ATTACAGGTGTATGAGCTGGTAGAGTTCAAGGTTCAAGGCGATGGTAACTGCCAG TTTCGAGCTCTGTCAGACCAATTTTATCGTACTCCAGAGCATCACAAATTCGTCAGACAGCAAGTTGTAAATCAG CTAAGGTCTTGCCCAGAGATATACGAGGGATATGTATCCATGGCTTATGAACCCTATCTGAAAAAGATGTCCAA GAGTGGAGAGTGGGGTGATCACGTTACTCTGCAAGCTGCAGCGGATTCA TATGGTgtaaaaatttttgtgataacATCGTTCAAGGACACGTGCTACATTGAGATTCTTCCTAGTATCCAAAAGTCTGAAAGAG TAATCTTCTTGAGTTTTTGGGCGGAGGTTCACTACAATTCCATATATGCGGAAGGAG ATTGCCCGACATTTCGGacaaaaatgaagaagaaatgGCAGACATATCAACATGAACATTTGGAGTTATCAGATGATTACAGTAACTAA